In Geotoga petraea, a single window of DNA contains:
- a CDS encoding bifunctional 3,4-dihydroxy-2-butanone-4-phosphate synthase/GTP cyclohydrolase II, with amino-acid sequence MFSEIKEAFEQGKPVIITDQKREFEADLVFPSEIMKKEIINFMIAEGKGVLCTVADEKELLNKGFFKMPGNGLDKHSTNFFVPIDYKLSDTGVTAIERCNTIKFLSEGHGPSMFSYPGHVALLGSKPFQERQGHTEASVELVKLLGYKKFATIIEILNKDGDSHDFDFAVDMSNKYGLPMVSIDEIYKEYIKNTKLVYKAAEAKLPTEFGEFKIIGFYNNIDEKEHFALTYGDLHDKPIPVRIHSECVTGDAFSSLKCDCGSQLKNAMKYISENGKGIIIYLRQEGRGIGITNKIKAYSLQDKGLDTVDANEVIGLPADNRDYAVASQILEELGVTDIELLSNNKDKENQLVNYGINVVNRKNIFGNVNEHNHNYLKTKFERFGHDLKNIL; translated from the coding sequence ATGTTTTCAGAAATAAAAGAGGCTTTTGAACAAGGTAAGCCGGTTATTATCACCGATCAAAAAAGAGAGTTCGAAGCTGATTTAGTGTTTCCATCTGAAATAATGAAAAAAGAAATCATAAATTTTATGATTGCAGAAGGTAAGGGCGTTTTATGCACAGTTGCAGATGAAAAGGAGTTATTAAATAAGGGATTTTTTAAGATGCCAGGAAATGGTTTGGACAAACATAGCACAAACTTTTTTGTCCCAATAGATTACAAGTTGAGTGATACGGGAGTTACTGCAATAGAAAGGTGTAATACAATAAAGTTTTTATCAGAAGGACATGGTCCAAGTATGTTTTCATATCCTGGACATGTTGCTTTATTAGGTTCAAAACCTTTTCAAGAAAGGCAGGGGCATACTGAAGCATCAGTTGAGCTTGTAAAACTATTAGGATATAAAAAATTTGCCACAATTATAGAAATTTTGAACAAAGATGGTGATTCACATGACTTTGATTTTGCAGTAGATATGTCTAATAAATATGGATTACCAATGGTTTCAATAGATGAAATATACAAAGAATATATAAAAAATACTAAATTAGTTTATAAAGCCGCTGAAGCAAAGTTACCAACAGAATTTGGAGAATTTAAAATAATTGGATTCTATAACAACATTGATGAAAAAGAACATTTTGCTTTGACATATGGAGATCTACATGACAAACCGATACCTGTAAGAATACATTCTGAATGTGTAACTGGCGATGCTTTTTCATCTTTGAAATGTGATTGTGGAAGCCAGCTTAAAAATGCCATGAAATACATTTCAGAAAATGGAAAGGGAATAATTATTTATTTGAGGCAAGAAGGTAGAGGCATTGGCATAACTAATAAAATAAAAGCTTATTCATTACAAGATAAAGGACTTGATACAGTAGATGCTAACGAAGTAATTGGATTACCAGCAGACAATAGAGATTATGCAGTTGCTTCACAAATACTTGAAGAGTTAGGTGTAACAGATATTGAATTGTTATCTAACAACAAAGATAAAGAAAATCAATTAGTTAATTATGGCATAAATGTTGTCAATAGAAAGAATATTTTTGGTAATGTTAATGAACACAATCACAATTATTTAAAAACAAAGTTTGAAAGATTTGGACACGATTTAAAAAATATATTATGA
- the ribD gene encoding bifunctional diaminohydroxyphosphoribosylaminopyrimidine deaminase/5-amino-6-(5-phosphoribosylamino)uracil reductase RibD, translated as MKIAIEEAKRGIGKVNPNPLVGAVIVKDEKIISKGYHEFYGGRHAEVMAIENAFNKGYSVEGSTMYVTLEPCNHWGKTPPCVDRIIKEKFKRVVISMKDPNKKVAGKSIKKLEEKGIEVRVGVLEEESKMLNQKFLKYITIKKPYVLLKFAMSLDGYIFPYTSEDRHITNDIVNEYVHKLRNEYSSIMIGYHTLEKDDPRLTSRITNSRNPLRIVLDKELKSKNKDYKIFNEDGRNLIFNSKKSFKNKNTEFVNIEESTPENILTNLGNREIDSVLVEGGGSVIEQFMPFADKIMIFQSPKIFGRGISPFSKFSDYLEQKDFSIKKFKNNILWEFDINVYGNS; from the coding sequence ATGAAAATTGCAATTGAAGAAGCAAAGAGAGGGATTGGAAAAGTAAATCCTAATCCACTCGTCGGAGCAGTAATTGTAAAGGATGAAAAAATTATTTCTAAAGGATACCATGAATTCTATGGTGGTCGTCATGCTGAAGTTATGGCGATAGAGAATGCTTTTAATAAAGGCTATTCAGTAGAAGGATCTACTATGTATGTAACTTTAGAGCCATGTAATCACTGGGGTAAAACACCACCGTGCGTTGACAGAATAATAAAAGAGAAGTTTAAAAGAGTAGTAATTTCAATGAAAGATCCTAATAAAAAAGTAGCTGGAAAAAGTATCAAAAAGTTGGAAGAAAAAGGAATAGAAGTAAGAGTAGGGGTTCTGGAAGAAGAATCAAAAATGTTAAACCAAAAATTTTTAAAATATATCACTATAAAAAAACCCTATGTATTGCTGAAATTTGCTATGAGTTTAGATGGGTATATTTTTCCTTATACAAGTGAAGATAGGCACATAACAAATGATATAGTTAACGAATATGTACATAAATTGAGAAATGAATATTCTTCTATAATGATTGGTTACCACACACTTGAGAAGGATGATCCCAGATTGACTTCAAGAATAACAAATTCCAGAAATCCATTGAGAATTGTATTAGATAAAGAACTAAAAAGCAAAAATAAGGATTATAAAATTTTTAATGAAGATGGAAGAAACTTGATTTTTAATTCAAAAAAAAGTTTTAAAAATAAAAATACTGAGTTTGTAAATATTGAAGAATCAACACCAGAAAATATACTGACAAATCTTGGGAACAGAGAAATAGATTCAGTTCTTGTAGAAGGTGGAGGGAGTGTTATAGAACAATTTATGCCTTTTGCAGATAAGATAATGATATTTCAATCACCAAAAATATTTGGAAGGGGAATATCACCATTTTCAAAATTTTCAGACTATTTAGAGCAAAAAGATTTTTCTATTAAAAAATTCAAAAATAATATATTATGGGAGTTTGATATAAATGTTTACGGGAATAGTTGA
- a CDS encoding riboflavin synthase, translating to MFTGIVEYKTNLNIKGEELNVENKFDDVKVGDSIAINGICLTMKKMEGNKMFFDAGYKTINNTNLKSSRIVNIERAMRLSDRIGGHIVTGHVDGTIRYLGYTRDKNSYKLSFQMPNTDIPTIKNGSITLNGISLTIAEVSLDSFSIQIIDHTWKNTNLSDIKNGDLVNYEVDMFLRYMGGVANVFRNKRGF from the coding sequence ATGTTTACGGGAATAGTTGAATACAAAACCAATTTAAATATCAAAGGTGAAGAGCTTAACGTTGAAAATAAATTTGATGATGTGAAGGTTGGAGATAGTATAGCAATAAATGGCATATGTCTAACTATGAAAAAAATGGAAGGTAATAAAATGTTTTTTGATGCAGGATATAAAACGATAAATAACACTAATTTAAAAAGTTCCAGAATTGTTAATATAGAAAGAGCAATGAGATTAAGCGATAGAATTGGTGGGCATATAGTAACTGGGCATGTTGATGGAACTATAAGATATTTAGGATATACAAGAGACAAAAACAGTTACAAATTATCATTTCAAATGCCAAATACTGATATTCCAACTATAAAAAATGGTTCTATAACATTAAATGGAATTTCTTTGACTATAGCTGAAGTTTCTTTGGATTCTTTTTCTATACAGATTATTGATCATACTTGGAAAAATACAAATTTGTCAGATATAAAAAACGGAGATCTCGTTAATTATGAGGTTGACATGTTTTTAAGATATATGGGAGGTGTAGCAAATGTTTTCAGAAATAAAAGAGGCTTTTGA
- a CDS encoding tetratricopeptide repeat protein, which translates to MENLININLNGEIITITDKTPFPILLAEFLYEGDFDLMMADLKNNVELVEEAKKVTKLMENLPGLTSNFITRPFVFNDFMTYMDEFKIKPSDLNHVSLNGMFDIVLERADRKAFDIVKNIIDFMLKIDSNFAPAYELLGSILIEEGDFEKGKEYLEKAAKIDPWNIAALSELGEAYFNLKEFHKAAEIWKKEIELSPDNYVTYFMISDAYIEIEEFEKAAHNLEKFLSRFPKSILGKFELSELYRKLDRNIEADELKDEILNSTPEYQSDIEIWSKIMIEKQKFDRVIKFIEKYVRDNDENEHFKLLLVVPYIKSGRKAEAKEIYKAMKEKFSWYIYSLKNVFDENLNEEEKELLN; encoded by the coding sequence ATGGAAAACTTAATCAACATTAATCTCAATGGTGAGATTATAACGATAACTGATAAAACACCTTTTCCTATTTTGCTTGCAGAATTTTTGTATGAAGGTGATTTCGACCTTATGATGGCAGATTTAAAAAACAATGTGGAACTTGTGGAAGAGGCAAAAAAAGTAACAAAACTTATGGAAAACTTACCTGGTTTAACTTCGAATTTTATCACCCGACCTTTTGTATTTAATGATTTCATGACATATATGGATGAGTTTAAAATAAAGCCATCCGACCTGAATCACGTATCTTTGAATGGAATGTTTGATATTGTTCTTGAAAGAGCTGATAGAAAAGCTTTTGACATAGTAAAAAATATTATTGACTTCATGTTGAAAATCGATTCTAACTTTGCTCCAGCATATGAATTATTAGGTTCAATTTTAATAGAAGAAGGAGATTTTGAAAAAGGAAAAGAATATTTGGAAAAAGCGGCAAAAATAGATCCTTGGAATATTGCAGCTTTATCTGAATTAGGAGAAGCATATTTTAATCTTAAAGAATTTCATAAAGCTGCAGAAATCTGGAAAAAAGAAATCGAACTTTCTCCCGATAATTATGTAACTTATTTCATGATAAGTGATGCATATATTGAGATAGAAGAATTTGAAAAAGCTGCTCACAATTTAGAAAAATTCTTGAGTAGGTTTCCAAAAAGCATTCTTGGAAAATTTGAGCTTTCTGAGCTGTATAGAAAATTGGATAGAAATATAGAAGCTGATGAATTAAAGGATGAAATATTGAATTCAACTCCTGAATACCAAAGCGATATAGAAATATGGTCTAAAATAATGATTGAGAAACAAAAATTTGATAGGGTAATAAAATTTATCGAAAAATATGTTAGAGATAACGATGAAAATGAACATTTTAAACTATTACTTGTTGTTCCTTATATAAAATCTGGAAGAAAAGCAGAAGCAAAAGAAATTTATAAAGCAATGAAAGAAAAATTTAGCTGGTACATTTATAGTTTGAAAAATGTTTTTGACGAAAATCTCAATGAAGAAGAAAAGGAATTATTAAATTGA
- a CDS encoding lactate utilization protein, with translation MREKLLKWKYKELGEQMIQTLKNKKHDAYLVDSKEDVVSTLKNIVPEKSSVAIGGSITLQETGVIDFLKNNDYKFFNRNDAKTEDEKREIFLKSFDVDFFFCSANAITKDGMIVQLDGNGTRVAPMIYGPKNVVMVVGMNKIVTDLQSADERIKEISPMNAKRLDTKTPCVRFGECIDCESRERICVHKTILQTGVRHPGRFKIILVTEDLGL, from the coding sequence ATGAGAGAAAAACTTTTAAAATGGAAATATAAAGAACTTGGCGAGCAAATGATTCAAACTTTGAAAAATAAAAAGCATGACGCTTATTTAGTTGATTCAAAAGAAGATGTTGTTAGTACTTTGAAAAACATAGTTCCTGAGAAATCTTCAGTTGCAATCGGTGGTTCTATTACCTTACAAGAAACTGGAGTTATAGATTTTTTAAAGAATAACGATTATAAGTTTTTCAATAGAAATGACGCTAAAACTGAAGATGAAAAAAGAGAAATATTTTTAAAATCTTTTGATGTAGATTTCTTCTTCTGTAGTGCTAACGCAATAACAAAAGATGGAATGATTGTTCAATTAGACGGCAATGGCACGAGAGTTGCTCCAATGATTTACGGGCCCAAAAATGTCGTTATGGTTGTTGGTATGAACAAAATAGTGACAGATCTTCAAAGTGCTGATGAAAGAATTAAAGAGATATCACCTATGAATGCAAAAAGGTTAGATACAAAAACACCTTGTGTTAGATTTGGTGAATGTATTGATTGTGAATCAAGAGAAAGAATTTGTGTTCATAAAACTATTTTACAAACTGGAGTTAGGCATCCCGGAAGATTTAAGATAATTTTGGTTACAGAAGATTTAGGGCTGTGA
- a CDS encoding NUDIX domain-containing protein has product MEEYRINYEKLEKYFEKNNIQLDTKKVVKNNNQKIAVICYAKNEFGEYLLLERFKEPFPGKLVAPGGKTYYDESIEDSIFREFKEETGIKLNNTKLKVITSEDGPEHYNWILFIFTSEIKKQNLIDCDEGILRWVYKDDIKTNNITSIDAELLDHIFGNKKKYVDISYITPKEFTINEIIELN; this is encoded by the coding sequence ATGGAAGAGTATAGAATAAATTATGAAAAATTAGAAAAATATTTCGAAAAAAACAACATTCAGCTTGATACAAAAAAAGTTGTAAAAAACAATAACCAGAAAATAGCTGTAATATGCTATGCAAAAAACGAATTTGGTGAGTATTTGTTATTGGAAAGATTTAAAGAACCTTTTCCTGGTAAACTTGTAGCACCTGGTGGAAAAACTTATTATGATGAATCTATAGAAGATTCCATATTCAGAGAATTCAAAGAAGAAACAGGAATTAAATTAAATAATACAAAGTTAAAAGTAATTACATCAGAAGATGGGCCTGAACATTACAATTGGATATTATTTATTTTTACATCTGAAATAAAAAAACAAAATCTAATTGATTGCGATGAGGGGATTTTGAGATGGGTTTATAAAGATGATATTAAAACCAATAACATTACTTCTATTGATGCAGAGTTGTTAGATCATATTTTTGGTAATAAGAAAAAATATGTGGATATTTCTTACATTACTCCCAAAGAATTTACAATAAATGAAATAATAGAACTTAATTAA
- a CDS encoding metallophosphoesterase, with product MKKRGLIFLVFLLLILYSFFIEPSILIMNKKVDIESEKINEDIKFVQISDLHIKKFYFFHSIILKKIKKIEPDFIVYTGDSLANNSDQKSLEKFFRELSEISDIYVIYGNWDFQDLNEVNKAYAYENIHLIEGKSELVEVKGQKILLTGLPMFYKLENFENFENFYSIFLTHVPDNAKKHIELIDQSDLILAGHTHGGQIYIPFLTKFLVNKIGNYSEFLRGMHDYNNSKLYINRGLGSWLNVRFLNSPEITIFYLKKDEE from the coding sequence ATGAAAAAAAGAGGCTTGATTTTTCTTGTATTCTTGCTTTTGATATTATATTCATTCTTTATAGAGCCAAGTATATTGATCATGAATAAGAAAGTGGATATAGAATCAGAAAAGATAAATGAAGATATAAAGTTCGTGCAGATTTCTGATTTACACATTAAAAAATTTTACTTTTTTCATAGCATAATTTTGAAAAAGATAAAAAAAATAGAACCAGATTTTATTGTATATACTGGTGATTCTTTAGCTAACAATTCTGATCAAAAAAGTTTAGAAAAATTTTTTAGGGAACTTTCAGAAATTTCTGATATATATGTAATATATGGGAATTGGGATTTTCAAGATCTAAATGAGGTCAACAAAGCGTATGCTTATGAGAATATACATCTAATAGAAGGAAAAAGTGAACTTGTTGAGGTAAAAGGTCAAAAGATTTTGTTGACGGGACTTCCCATGTTTTATAAGTTAGAAAATTTTGAAAACTTTGAAAATTTTTACAGTATATTTTTAACACATGTACCAGATAATGCTAAAAAGCATATTGAATTGATTGATCAATCAGATTTAATTTTAGCAGGTCATACCCATGGTGGACAAATTTATATACCATTTTTAACTAAATTTTTAGTAAACAAAATCGGTAACTATTCTGAATTTTTAAGAGGTATGCATGATTACAACAATAGTAAGCTATATATAAATAGAGGGTTGGGATCTTGGTTAAATGTAAGATTTCTAAATTCTCCTGAAATAACCATTTTTTATTTAAAAAAGGATGAAGAATAA
- the gpmA gene encoding 2,3-diphosphoglycerate-dependent phosphoglycerate mutase produces the protein MYKLVLIRHGESVWNKSNQFTGWTDVDLSEKGVEEAINAGKLLKEEGYEFDIAYTSVLKRAIRTLYFTLYETDQLWIPVKKSWRLNERHYGALQGLNKSETAKKEGEEQVKIWRRSYDVQPPALSEDDERFPGNERKYQNLEKSLLPKTECLKDTVERFLPLWHEEIAPTIKSGKKVIISAHGNSLRALVKYLDNVSEEEIVGLNIPTGIPLVYELDENLKPIKHYYLGDQEEIKKKMNSVANQGKAK, from the coding sequence ATGTATAAATTAGTATTAATTAGACATGGAGAAAGCGTGTGGAACAAGTCTAACCAATTTACAGGTTGGACAGATGTAGATTTGTCTGAAAAAGGTGTTGAAGAAGCAATAAATGCCGGTAAATTGTTGAAAGAAGAAGGCTATGAATTTGATATCGCCTATACTTCTGTTTTAAAAAGAGCGATAAGAACCCTTTACTTTACTCTTTACGAAACCGATCAACTTTGGATTCCTGTTAAAAAATCATGGAGATTAAACGAAAGACATTACGGTGCTTTACAAGGATTGAACAAGTCAGAAACTGCAAAAAAAGAAGGGGAAGAACAAGTTAAAATTTGGAGAAGATCATACGATGTTCAACCACCAGCTCTTTCTGAAGATGATGAAAGATTTCCAGGAAACGAAAGAAAATATCAAAATTTAGAAAAATCATTACTACCAAAAACAGAATGCTTAAAAGATACTGTTGAGAGATTTCTTCCGTTATGGCATGAGGAAATAGCTCCCACTATAAAATCTGGTAAAAAAGTAATAATATCTGCTCATGGTAATTCTTTAAGAGCGCTTGTAAAATATTTGGATAACGTATCTGAAGAAGAAATTGTTGGCTTGAATATCCCAACAGGTATTCCACTTGTTTACGAGTTAGATGAAAACTTAAAACCAATAAAACACTATTATTTGGGTGACCAAGAAGAAATAAAGAAAAAAATGAACTCTGTAGCTAATCAAGGAAAGGCAAAATAA
- a CDS encoding EscU/YscU/HrcU family type III secretion system export apparatus switch protein — MNYNDKKNFKKAVALRYRKGTDKAPKVVAKGLNDIAKKILEVAEEESVTVIEDQNAVEEFYGIDLNLEIPPEMYKIAAEVLAYVYTMDRKNKK, encoded by the coding sequence ATGAATTATAATGATAAAAAAAATTTCAAAAAAGCTGTTGCATTAAGATATAGAAAAGGAACTGATAAAGCACCAAAAGTTGTTGCCAAAGGTCTCAATGATATAGCTAAAAAAATTTTGGAAGTTGCAGAAGAAGAATCAGTCACAGTAATCGAAGATCAAAATGCTGTAGAAGAATTTTATGGTATTGATCTAAATTTAGAAATCCCACCAGAAATGTACAAAATAGCAGCAGAAGTTTTGGCGTATGTTTATACAATGGATAGAAAAAATAAAAAATAA
- a CDS encoding GRP family sugar transporter: protein MFYLFLAVLSSSAIALIFKYSENNNMNRFAITSMNYVVAFSTSLIIILSNIKNFSFENKSLDPIIHNLINNIKFNEFTSFVWAIIIGSIAGVFFFLSFFLYQKSIRENGVGLSGAFGKLGILIPMIFSIIFWKEYPNTIQTVGISFAIFAIIFVNIPFKKEKIKFNYLLILLFLFGGMAEFSNKIFQNYSFTKYKEIFLFFVFFSAFLISIYFTLKKPKEVQKRDIITGILVGIPNYFSSFFLIMALDYVKTSVAFPIFSSGSILFINLGGILIFKEYPSKKDWVAISITILALILMNIRA, encoded by the coding sequence ATGTTTTATTTATTTTTAGCAGTGCTTAGCTCATCAGCAATAGCTTTAATCTTTAAATATTCAGAAAATAACAACATGAATAGGTTTGCAATAACTTCAATGAATTATGTTGTGGCATTTAGTACATCTTTGATTATTATTCTTAGCAATATTAAGAATTTTTCATTTGAAAATAAAAGTTTAGATCCTATAATACACAATCTGATTAACAATATTAAATTCAATGAATTTACAAGCTTTGTTTGGGCAATTATAATTGGAAGTATTGCTGGAGTATTTTTCTTTTTGTCCTTTTTTCTTTATCAAAAAAGCATAAGAGAAAACGGAGTAGGATTGTCAGGGGCTTTTGGTAAGTTGGGTATTTTGATTCCTATGATTTTTTCTATCATTTTTTGGAAGGAATATCCAAATACCATTCAAACTGTAGGAATATCTTTTGCGATATTTGCAATAATATTTGTAAATATTCCTTTTAAAAAAGAAAAAATAAAATTCAATTATTTGTTGATTCTTTTGTTTCTATTTGGTGGAATGGCTGAGTTTTCAAATAAAATATTCCAAAATTATTCTTTTACAAAATATAAAGAAATATTCTTATTCTTTGTTTTCTTTTCAGCTTTTTTGATAAGTATATATTTTACTTTAAAAAAACCTAAAGAGGTTCAAAAAAGAGACATAATTACAGGTATTTTAGTTGGAATTCCAAATTATTTTTCATCTTTTTTTTTGATTATGGCTTTGGATTATGTTAAAACATCTGTTGCTTTCCCAATCTTTTCATCAGGAAGTATTTTGTTTATAAATCTTGGCGGTATATTGATATTTAAAGAATATCCATCAAAAAAAGACTGGGTAGCAATTTCAATTACTATATTGGCACTAATTTTGATGAATATTAGAGCTTAA
- a CDS encoding prepilin peptidase: MFAGIVDYYKMFIPETSVIIILIISLINFDIYNLIYALFILFITLVLYNTKKFGFGDVQLLAVMTLYLGFNIFYIIILSMILVFIFNFNRKEIKIPYGFYIMLSVVIYYFIEVIL; the protein is encoded by the coding sequence TTGTTTGCGGGTATTGTAGACTATTATAAGATGTTCATTCCAGAAACATCTGTTATTATTATATTGATAATATCACTTATTAATTTTGATATTTATAATTTAATCTATGCTCTCTTTATTTTATTCATAACTTTAGTTTTATACAATACAAAAAAATTTGGTTTTGGTGATGTGCAACTATTAGCTGTAATGACTCTTTATCTCGGTTTTAACATTTTCTACATCATAATTTTATCAATGATTTTGGTGTTTATTTTCAATTTTAATAGAAAAGAAATTAAAATCCCATATGGTTTTTATATAATGTTATCTGTGGTTATTTATTATTTTATTGAGGTGATTTTATGA
- the ribH gene encoding 6,7-dimethyl-8-ribityllumazine synthase: protein MNYITGNYSGKDKKVAIIISRFNSTITERLLEGAEDCFVRHDLDTNNIDVYYVPGSFEIPFLAKKLVNSKRYDGVIALSAVIRGETYHFEIVSNEVSKGVAQINLHSDIPVVFGVLTTDTVEQAMNRSGIKSGNKGFDSALSLLEMMNLNQRL from the coding sequence ATGAACTATATTACAGGTAACTATTCAGGTAAAGATAAAAAAGTAGCAATAATAATTTCAAGGTTTAATTCAACTATAACGGAAAGATTATTGGAAGGAGCAGAAGATTGTTTTGTAAGACATGATCTGGATACAAACAACATAGATGTTTATTATGTTCCTGGTTCTTTTGAGATTCCTTTTTTGGCAAAAAAATTGGTAAATTCAAAAAGGTATGATGGAGTTATTGCTCTTTCAGCAGTAATAAGAGGAGAAACATATCATTTTGAAATAGTTTCAAACGAAGTTTCAAAAGGTGTGGCACAGATAAATCTACATTCAGACATTCCTGTGGTTTTTGGAGTGTTAACTACAGATACAGTAGAACAAGCTATGAATAGATCTGGCATAAAGTCTGGTAATAAGGGATTTGATAGTGCTTTGTCATTATTGGAAATGATGAATTTAAATCAACGACTATAA
- a CDS encoding isochorismatase family protein: MFDQIFERLIMRGITSSNTALICVDCQYGFTEEMPDELPVKGTDEKWRKDLNNMAKEFKDSTFLVIASKDDHPKDHKSFSEWPVHCVQETKGNELFISNYDKVFKKGTTKDTDSHSAFYEDFESKQENGLDEELQNNNIKNLVIVGLAAEVCVLETVKTAIDKGYKIYLIDKFIKSINGKDNSEIFSDLKVHII, encoded by the coding sequence ATGTTTGACCAAATTTTTGAAAGATTAATAATGAGGGGTATTACAAGCAGTAATACTGCGTTAATTTGTGTTGATTGTCAATACGGTTTTACCGAAGAAATGCCAGATGAATTACCTGTAAAAGGTACTGACGAAAAATGGAGAAAAGATTTAAACAATATGGCAAAAGAGTTTAAAGATAGTACTTTCTTGGTTATCGCAAGCAAAGACGACCATCCAAAAGACCATAAGTCCTTTTCAGAATGGCCAGTACACTGTGTTCAAGAAACAAAAGGTAATGAATTATTTATTTCAAATTATGATAAAGTATTTAAAAAAGGTACTACTAAAGATACAGACTCACATTCAGCTTTTTACGAAGATTTTGAAAGTAAACAAGAAAATGGACTTGATGAAGAACTACAAAATAATAATATAAAAAACCTTGTTATTGTTGGATTAGCTGCTGAAGTTTGTGTATTAGAAACAGTTAAAACTGCTATAGACAAGGGATATAAAATTTATTTAATCGATAAATTTATAAAGAGTATAAATGGCAAAGATAATTCAGAAATTTTTTCAGATTTAAAAGTCCACATAATTTAA
- a CDS encoding YdcF family protein — protein MIFQKILSSFLEFPGFFITLNIIMFLYYLKKEKRIRKYLIIVTVFIYIISSGWFTRIFVTPLENNFPPFTTEGQFFEDNGLIVILGGGIISDTESNTISSLSDQSLARVYKGYLLYKDLGYPIVVTGGKLPGTEDIPEAFLMKETLIKMGVKPSDIYIEIEARNTKENAKFTAEIKKELDIKNVYLVTSAIHMARSYSSFKEYIEKGLVPVPAYYFVPKTKLSWSDFIPSINNLRATALAFHEYLGMIYYNLIS, from the coding sequence ATGATTTTCCAAAAAATTCTTTCTTCTTTTTTGGAGTTCCCAGGGTTTTTCATTACTTTGAATATAATAATGTTTTTATACTATTTGAAAAAAGAAAAAAGGATAAGAAAATATTTGATAATTGTTACTGTTTTTATATATATTATTTCCTCAGGTTGGTTCACCAGAATTTTTGTTACCCCGCTTGAAAATAATTTCCCGCCTTTTACAACAGAAGGACAATTTTTTGAAGATAACGGATTAATAGTAATATTGGGGGGAGGAATTATTTCTGATACTGAAAGCAACACGATAAGTAGTCTTTCTGATCAATCATTGGCAAGAGTTTATAAAGGATATTTACTTTATAAAGATTTGGGATACCCAATAGTTGTTACTGGAGGTAAATTACCGGGAACTGAAGATATACCGGAAGCATTTTTGATGAAGGAAACTCTTATTAAAATGGGGGTAAAACCAAGTGATATATACATAGAAATTGAGGCAAGAAATACAAAAGAAAACGCCAAATTTACCGCTGAAATAAAAAAAGAACTTGATATCAAAAATGTTTATTTAGTTACTTCTGCGATTCACATGGCTAGATCGTATAGTTCTTTTAAAGAATATATTGAAAAAGGCTTGGTGCCAGTTCCTGCATATTATTTTGTTCCCAAAACAAAACTGTCATGGTCTGATTTTATCCCGAGTATAAATAATTTAAGAGCCACTGCCTTAGCTTTTCATGAATATTTGGGGATGATCTATTATAATTTGATCTCTTGA